In a genomic window of Streptomyces sp. NBC_01231:
- a CDS encoding beta-galactosidase has product MNLARVGRLRALLSAALASVLLAVLAAAVPAHATVPADAAAAKPTPHTVSYDKYSVKVDGKRLFVWSGEFHYWRLPSPDLWRDVLQKIKASGMNAVSIYFDWGYHSPAKGRYDFTGIRDVDKLLDMAEEAGLYVIARPGPYINAETDGGGFPGWLMTQKGQARSTDPEYLDAAREWLKQIDKILARHQVTNGTGPVLLYQVENELYDPEGRDYIVDLSKQVRADGITVPLVGNEPMPQYAGGEGLDFVGELDQYNSFCKGEWWLPALKRQQDNAPLSIFEAGTGWFQTWGDTGYEKCPEKMGPAYQKIVNKHEVMQGTTIENLYMTYGGTNWGWLADPRQVYTSYDYGAPISEPRQTGADYDEMKRQGLFYTTTAPLTATDPADAPASSNDAVHIEARANPDTKTQFLYLRHSDPMADADATTTFDWKTPDGTYPVTARLNGKTGKILVAGHDLGGGQRLVYSTSELLTSAKTGGRTQAVLYGGEGDPGQTMLRYSAKPKVTVLDGKADVSWDAERGDLKLDYTHSGLTRVLVQGGGRPDLLLLIGTDSEAAGFWRQDTAAGPVLERGTELVRTATVTGLGTTLALTGDAKKAGPLEVFAPSGVRNVTWNGAPLSVKPTSSGSLLGTVPGPKDVKLPELTGWKTSAETPEAAPGFDDSSWTYADKLTTDNPTKPGTLPVLYQDEYGYHYGYVWYRGRFKATGTEKSLSLTAYATNPDTGSAAVGAYSVWINGKFAGTSQTGRKTFPIADGLLHKGKENVISVLVGTMGHNEDFTWNSDDHKQPRGLTTAYLAGSDAQITWRIQGARGGEKPVDPVRGHMNNGGLYGERSGWTLPGFPDGSWDAATLPTSDTTPGIAWYRTTFNPQLPTGQDVSVGVTITDDPDRDYRALIYVNGWLMGNYVNDTGPQHTFPIPNGILRADGKNTIAIASWSEDAKSGGLGKVGLTTLGNVTSSLRVADVASPAYDAATYADPATPARVTVDSPDTVEPGKSYQVTATASVPENGKTLNGLSLNPKLPDGWTATPADPVKLGTLEPGGSAKAQWTVTVPADQKTATVAILRVTADFTRAGKPGSVTGEQVVAAQPPPLTAGDHYVSDLPFASSSNGWGPVERDQSVGENAEGDGLPLTLHDTVYEKGLGTHAASSVQVWLGGTCTTFHAALGLDQETYGRSDGPATVTYTVLADGTPVYESGTVDRDTATKNIDVDVAGARRLELVVSDAGDGNALDHADWADAKLTCGGGA; this is encoded by the coding sequence GTGAACCTCGCCCGAGTCGGACGGCTGAGAGCCCTGCTGTCCGCGGCGCTGGCTTCCGTCCTGCTCGCGGTCCTCGCCGCCGCGGTGCCCGCACACGCCACGGTCCCGGCCGACGCCGCGGCCGCCAAGCCCACGCCCCACACCGTCAGTTACGACAAGTACTCCGTCAAGGTCGACGGCAAACGGCTCTTCGTCTGGTCCGGGGAGTTCCACTACTGGCGGCTCCCCAGCCCCGACCTGTGGCGCGACGTGCTCCAGAAGATCAAGGCGAGCGGCATGAACGCCGTCTCGATCTACTTCGACTGGGGCTACCACTCCCCCGCGAAGGGCCGTTACGACTTCACCGGGATCCGTGACGTCGACAAGCTCCTCGACATGGCCGAGGAAGCCGGGCTCTATGTCATCGCCCGGCCGGGCCCGTACATCAACGCCGAGACGGACGGCGGAGGGTTCCCCGGCTGGCTGATGACACAGAAGGGACAGGCCCGCTCCACCGACCCCGAGTACCTCGACGCCGCCCGCGAGTGGCTCAAGCAGATCGACAAGATCCTCGCCCGCCACCAGGTCACGAACGGCACCGGACCTGTGCTGCTCTACCAGGTCGAGAACGAGTTGTACGACCCCGAAGGTCGCGACTACATCGTCGATCTCTCCAAGCAGGTACGGGCCGACGGCATCACCGTGCCGCTCGTCGGCAACGAGCCGATGCCGCAGTACGCGGGTGGTGAGGGCCTGGACTTCGTCGGCGAGCTGGACCAGTACAACTCCTTCTGCAAGGGCGAGTGGTGGCTGCCTGCCCTCAAGCGGCAGCAGGACAACGCACCGCTGTCCATCTTCGAGGCGGGCACCGGCTGGTTCCAGACCTGGGGCGACACCGGCTACGAGAAGTGCCCGGAGAAGATGGGCCCCGCCTACCAGAAGATCGTCAACAAGCACGAGGTCATGCAGGGCACGACGATCGAGAACCTGTACATGACCTACGGCGGCACCAACTGGGGCTGGCTCGCCGACCCGCGCCAGGTGTACACGTCGTACGACTACGGCGCACCGATCAGTGAGCCGCGCCAGACCGGCGCCGACTACGACGAGATGAAGCGGCAGGGCCTCTTCTACACCACCACCGCCCCACTCACGGCCACCGATCCGGCCGACGCCCCCGCCTCCTCCAACGACGCCGTGCACATCGAAGCCCGCGCCAACCCGGACACCAAAACCCAGTTCCTCTACCTCCGGCACAGCGACCCGATGGCCGACGCCGACGCCACCACCACCTTCGACTGGAAGACCCCGGACGGCACCTATCCGGTCACCGCCCGGCTCAACGGCAAGACCGGCAAGATCCTCGTCGCCGGCCATGACCTCGGCGGCGGCCAGCGGCTCGTCTACTCCACCAGCGAGCTGCTGACCAGCGCGAAGACCGGTGGCCGTACACAAGCCGTGCTGTACGGCGGTGAGGGTGACCCCGGGCAGACGATGCTCCGCTACTCCGCCAAGCCCAAGGTCACCGTGCTCGACGGCAAGGCGGACGTCAGCTGGGACGCCGAGCGCGGCGACCTGAAGCTGGACTACACCCACTCCGGACTCACCCGGGTCCTCGTCCAGGGCGGCGGCCGCCCCGACCTGCTGCTGCTCATCGGCACCGACTCCGAGGCCGCCGGCTTCTGGCGGCAGGACACGGCAGCCGGTCCGGTCCTGGAACGCGGCACCGAACTGGTCCGCACGGCGACCGTCACCGGCCTGGGAACGACGCTCGCCCTCACCGGCGACGCGAAGAAGGCGGGCCCGCTGGAGGTCTTCGCCCCGTCCGGCGTACGGAACGTCACCTGGAACGGCGCACCCCTGAGCGTGAAACCGACCTCCTCCGGCAGCCTGTTGGGCACCGTGCCCGGCCCGAAGGACGTCAAGCTCCCCGAGCTGACCGGCTGGAAGACGTCCGCCGAAACCCCCGAGGCCGCCCCCGGCTTCGACGACTCGTCCTGGACGTACGCCGACAAGCTGACGACCGACAACCCGACCAAGCCCGGGACTCTGCCGGTGCTCTATCAGGACGAGTACGGCTACCACTACGGCTACGTCTGGTACCGGGGCCGCTTCAAGGCCACCGGCACCGAGAAGTCCCTGTCCCTGACCGCCTACGCCACCAACCCGGACACCGGCTCGGCCGCGGTGGGCGCGTACTCGGTGTGGATCAACGGGAAGTTCGCCGGGACGAGTCAGACCGGCCGCAAGACCTTCCCCATCGCCGACGGTCTGCTGCACAAGGGCAAGGAGAACGTGATCTCCGTCCTGGTCGGCACCATGGGCCACAACGAGGACTTCACCTGGAACAGCGACGACCACAAGCAGCCGCGCGGCCTGACCACGGCGTATCTGGCCGGGTCCGACGCGCAGATCACCTGGCGTATCCAGGGTGCGCGGGGCGGCGAGAAGCCCGTCGACCCGGTGCGCGGGCACATGAACAACGGCGGTCTGTACGGGGAGCGTTCGGGCTGGACCCTGCCCGGATTCCCTGACGGATCGTGGGACGCGGCCACGCTGCCGACGAGTGACACCACTCCCGGTATCGCCTGGTACCGCACCACCTTCAACCCCCAGCTGCCCACGGGCCAGGACGTCTCCGTCGGCGTCACGATCACCGACGATCCCGACCGCGACTACCGCGCCCTCATCTATGTCAACGGCTGGCTGATGGGGAACTACGTCAACGACACCGGCCCCCAGCACACCTTCCCCATCCCCAACGGCATCCTGCGCGCGGACGGCAAGAACACCATCGCCATCGCCTCGTGGAGCGAGGACGCCAAGAGCGGCGGCCTGGGCAAGGTCGGCCTGACCACACTCGGCAATGTCACCTCCTCACTGCGCGTCGCCGATGTGGCCTCCCCCGCCTACGACGCCGCCACCTACGCCGACCCGGCCACCCCGGCGCGGGTGACCGTCGACTCCCCCGACACCGTCGAGCCCGGCAAGAGCTACCAGGTCACGGCAACGGCCTCCGTACCGGAAAACGGCAAGACGCTCAACGGCCTCTCCCTGAACCCGAAGCTGCCCGACGGCTGGACCGCCACCCCGGCCGATCCGGTGAAACTCGGCACCCTCGAACCGGGTGGCTCGGCGAAAGCGCAGTGGACCGTCACCGTGCCCGCCGACCAGAAGACCGCCACCGTCGCCATTCTCCGCGTCACCGCCGACTTCACCCGGGCCGGCAAACCCGGTTCGGTGACGGGAGAACAGGTGGTCGCGGCGCAGCCACCGCCGCTCACGGCCGGCGACCACTACGTCAGCGATCTGCCGTTCGCCTCCAGCAGCAACGGCTGGGGCCCGGTCGAACGCGACCAGTCCGTCGGTGAGAACGCCGAGGGCGACGGCCTGCCGCTCACTCTCCACGACACCGTCTACGAGAAGGGCCTCGGCACGCACGCCGCCAGCAGCGTCCAGGTGTGGCTCGGCGGCACCTGCACCACCTTCCACGCCGCGCTCGGCCTCGACCAGGAGACCTACGGCCGGTCCGACGGCCCGGCCACCGTCACCTACACCGTCCTCGCCGACGGAACGCCCGTCTACGAGAGCGGCACCGTCGACCGGGACACCGCGACGAAGAACATCGACGTCGACGTGGCAGGCGCGCGGCGGCTCGAACTCGTCGTCTCGGACGCCGGGGACGGCAACGCCCTCGACCACGCCGACTGGGCCGACGCCAAGCTGACCTGCGGCGGCGGTGCCTGA
- a CDS encoding glycoside hydrolase family 31 protein produces the protein MPSLRRTVRRGSAALVLAAPLLGTAPAAADSGGPVTVTTPAYELRVATDRLTVTTVRAGRTVLATAPAAFRFRIGSDWHIVGEVTGSTRDGNTLRVTAATDLPDVTVDLRITLRSDRYDMNWSLSGAQADALSTAYDLSSAGHWYGHGENSDQTVQPWPLDSGQVVDTGFSPASYQVISPFWYTSSATGLWADTNDPMDVRINSGGNGLGEFTVTGDRPAASTVFVEDTPAGVYRDHIALVGKPERSDTPYEQYATPLWNSWAQLYGEQTQENVLAWARALAGAGLGGHAVQIEESVIASDFGERFPDLPALSRQLGRLGFDLGMWTGLYMPETAANFSEAVDNGYLLKDPSDPSKPCLFTWWNGRQTGLIDLANPAARQWYTDDLKAQTTELGVAGFKFDTAFFDDRCAPYPGATRADYVKYGTELADEFDQQGAGLRVAWNAAQAQGFATRTADKPTTFAGLRAAVSANLAVSTIGYPFVETDMIGGSLSYPPPTKQVLARWAQAASLMPLMYASTSPTGVRDATTGEWVGYDRGTVDLYRQAIKTHEKLAPYIWDQVQSTLKTGDPIMRPLFFDFPKDEASYTVADEWMLGPAVLAAPKLDEGTTRDVFLPTGTWRDVTNGKVVRGPVTLRGYAAPLGVTPAFVNLRAEGATKAYQALARTGAEQQAEQ, from the coding sequence ATGCCCAGTCTGAGACGAACCGTCCGCCGCGGCTCGGCGGCGCTGGTGCTGGCCGCCCCGCTGCTCGGCACGGCACCGGCCGCCGCCGACTCCGGGGGGCCGGTCACCGTCACGACACCCGCCTACGAACTGCGCGTCGCCACGGACCGGTTGACCGTCACCACCGTACGGGCGGGCCGGACCGTGCTGGCCACCGCGCCCGCGGCGTTCCGGTTCCGGATCGGCTCCGACTGGCACATCGTCGGGGAGGTCACCGGCAGCACCCGTGACGGCAACACCCTGCGCGTCACCGCCGCCACCGACCTGCCGGACGTCACCGTCGATCTGCGGATCACCCTGCGCTCCGACCGGTACGACATGAACTGGTCTCTGTCGGGCGCACAGGCCGACGCGCTCAGCACGGCGTACGACCTGAGCAGCGCCGGGCACTGGTACGGGCACGGCGAGAACAGCGACCAGACGGTCCAGCCGTGGCCGCTGGACTCCGGGCAGGTGGTGGACACCGGGTTCAGCCCGGCGTCGTACCAGGTGATCTCCCCCTTCTGGTACACCTCCAGCGCCACCGGACTGTGGGCGGACACGAACGACCCGATGGACGTGCGGATCAACTCCGGCGGCAACGGGCTCGGCGAGTTCACCGTCACCGGAGACCGACCCGCCGCCTCCACGGTGTTCGTCGAGGACACCCCCGCCGGGGTGTACCGGGACCACATCGCGCTGGTCGGCAAACCCGAACGCTCCGACACCCCCTACGAGCAGTACGCCACACCGCTCTGGAACTCCTGGGCGCAGCTCTACGGCGAGCAGACCCAGGAGAACGTCCTCGCCTGGGCCCGTGCGCTGGCCGGCGCCGGGCTCGGCGGGCACGCGGTGCAGATCGAGGAGAGCGTGATCGCCTCGGACTTCGGCGAACGCTTCCCCGATCTGCCCGCGCTGTCCAGGCAACTCGGCCGCCTCGGCTTCGACCTCGGTATGTGGACGGGCCTGTACATGCCCGAGACCGCAGCCAACTTCTCCGAAGCCGTCGACAACGGGTATCTGCTGAAGGACCCGTCCGACCCGTCCAAGCCGTGCCTGTTCACCTGGTGGAACGGCCGCCAGACCGGGCTGATCGACCTGGCGAACCCGGCCGCCCGGCAGTGGTACACCGACGATCTGAAGGCACAGACAACGGAGTTGGGGGTAGCCGGGTTCAAGTTCGACACCGCCTTCTTCGACGACCGGTGCGCCCCCTACCCGGGGGCCACCCGCGCCGACTACGTGAAGTACGGCACCGAGCTGGCCGACGAGTTCGACCAGCAGGGAGCCGGGCTGCGAGTCGCCTGGAACGCCGCGCAGGCCCAGGGCTTCGCCACCCGCACGGCCGACAAGCCGACCACCTTCGCGGGGCTGCGCGCCGCGGTCTCGGCCAACCTGGCGGTCTCCACGATCGGCTACCCGTTCGTGGAGACCGACATGATCGGCGGCTCGCTCAGCTACCCGCCACCCACCAAGCAGGTCCTGGCCCGCTGGGCGCAGGCGGCCTCCCTGATGCCGCTGATGTACGCCTCGACCTCGCCCACCGGCGTACGGGACGCGACGACCGGCGAGTGGGTCGGTTACGACCGCGGGACGGTCGACCTCTACCGGCAGGCGATCAAGACGCACGAGAAGCTCGCTCCCTACATCTGGGACCAGGTGCAGAGCACCCTGAAGACCGGCGATCCGATCATGCGGCCGCTGTTCTTCGACTTCCCGAAGGACGAGGCGAGTTACACGGTCGCCGACGAGTGGATGCTCGGCCCGGCCGTGCTGGCCGCACCGAAGCTCGACGAAGGCACCACCCGGGACGTCTTCCTGCCCACCGGAACGTGGCGTGACGTCACCAACGGCAAGGTCGTCCGCGGCCCCGTGACGCTCAGGGGATACGCGGCGCCGCTCGGCGTCACCCCGGCGTTCGTGAACCTCAGGGCCGAGGGCGCCACCAAGGCGTACCAGGCGCTTGCGCGCACCGGCGCGGAACAGCAAGCGGAACAGTAA
- a CDS encoding SGNH/GDSL hydrolase family protein: MHGIRGRLAALLLAVSAVVAGTVAPAEAGQQGDGRGWTGTWATSVSEHYEISGMSEVTVRMPVHTSVGGSSVRIRLTNAYATDPVTIGHATVGLRDGGSAVARPYDLRFGGKGAVTIPAGGQAVSDPVGLAVPALTDLVVSLHLPGQVTHITDHWWAQQTVYWTDYGAGDHAADTSGDAYTWTTTSWPFLSGVDVTAPRTGSVVALGDSITDGSYSTADTNQRWPDLLSARLNACLPGAGVLNAGITSNRITAGTATNPSALDRLERDVLSQPGARTLILFEGINDLGGASAEQIIAGMTEIADRAHQRGMRVVGATITPYKDFTWGGWTEETEARRQQVNAFVRDSGKVFDDYADFDRAVRDPADPQRLGAAYDSGDHLHPNDAGMKAFADSIDLTSLGLGRGCS; this comes from the coding sequence ATGCATGGGATACGCGGCAGGCTCGCGGCGTTGCTCCTGGCGGTCTCGGCCGTCGTGGCCGGGACGGTGGCACCCGCCGAGGCCGGTCAGCAAGGCGACGGGCGCGGCTGGACGGGGACCTGGGCGACATCGGTCAGCGAGCACTACGAGATCTCGGGGATGTCCGAGGTGACGGTACGGATGCCGGTGCACACCAGCGTCGGCGGCTCATCCGTACGCATCCGGCTGACCAACGCCTACGCCACCGACCCGGTGACGATCGGGCACGCGACCGTGGGCCTGCGCGACGGCGGTTCCGCCGTGGCCCGCCCGTACGACCTGCGGTTCGGCGGGAAGGGAGCGGTCACCATCCCGGCGGGCGGCCAGGCTGTCAGCGATCCGGTCGGACTCGCCGTGCCGGCCCTGACCGACCTGGTCGTCAGTCTCCATCTGCCCGGCCAGGTCACACACATCACCGATCACTGGTGGGCGCAGCAGACCGTGTACTGGACGGACTACGGTGCGGGCGACCACGCCGCCGACACCTCCGGCGACGCCTACACCTGGACCACCACGAGCTGGCCGTTCCTCAGCGGCGTCGACGTGACCGCGCCGAGGACCGGGTCGGTGGTGGCGCTCGGCGACTCGATCACCGACGGGTCCTACTCGACGGCCGACACCAACCAGCGCTGGCCCGATCTGCTGTCGGCCCGGCTGAACGCCTGCCTGCCCGGCGCCGGAGTGCTCAACGCTGGCATCACCAGCAACCGGATCACCGCCGGGACCGCGACCAATCCCTCGGCGCTCGACCGGCTCGAACGGGATGTGCTCTCCCAGCCGGGCGCCAGGACTCTGATCCTCTTCGAGGGGATCAACGATCTCGGCGGGGCGAGTGCCGAGCAGATCATCGCCGGCATGACGGAGATCGCCGACCGGGCGCACCAGCGCGGGATGCGGGTCGTCGGCGCCACCATCACCCCGTACAAGGACTTCACCTGGGGTGGCTGGACCGAGGAGACGGAAGCGCGGCGACAGCAGGTCAACGCGTTCGTCCGGGACTCCGGCAAGGTCTTCGACGACTACGCCGACTTCGACCGGGCGGTCCGGGACCCGGCGGATCCGCAGCGGCTGGGCGCGGCATACGACTCCGGAGACCATCTGCATCCCAACGATGCCGGCATGAAGGCATTCGCCGACTCCATCGACCTGACGTCCCTCGGCCTCGGCCGCGGCTGTTCCTGA
- a CDS encoding GDSL-type esterase/lipase family protein, whose translation MSRRLEHLRGHRRFAVLATALAATVAALLPVAPAAAETTPQGWTGTWATAQHAAYDPGTSEVTVRIPVRVSAGGSSVRIRLTNDFTTEPVTIGHATVGLRDGGSAVAKPQKLRFGGKSGVTIAAGEQAASDQVQLTVPARSDLVVSLYFPGRLTHISQHWMGLQTVYWTPDGGGDHASDADGDAFTKTDSTFPFLTGVDVQGGNAAGAVVALGDSITDGAASTSNANRRWPDYLAGRLSACSSTAGVLNEGISGNRITAGVDGNPSALDRLERDVLSQPGARTVVLFEGVNDLSWGGATGDQVIDGMKEIVRRAHERGLRVIGATVVPYRGWGDWWTEAKEADRQKVNTFVRDGGVFDGYADFDKAVRDPDDPTRYAAAFDSGDHLHPNDVGMKAFADAVDLTTLGAGRDCPTARVRITPYRPTLQAGGDGTAITSTVTNTGTKAVTEVSTRLDLPDGWSAEPAGSTRVRSLAPGDSAKVTWTVTPAADAVWGTHEIGVRTSFVQDGRTRHDSDSVDATVTPAPSEVRAPYLTTATTTEKAQYAQNGDQFAIWAGGQDLSGWKDEKAAVYLADAAPPSGTVTARVVGQTGSGPSAKAGIAVANDLTSPQAGGYAVLTMSAQYGLEFMTDSDGDGKLDTWAGGGSSYHPAWLKIVRDGTAYTAYASSDGTAWQQVATATVPSASGTGDAGLVASAVNLNYPGQITTALFDSFSTQE comes from the coding sequence GTGTCCAGACGGCTTGAACACCTGCGGGGGCACCGAAGATTCGCGGTCCTTGCCACAGCGTTGGCGGCCACGGTGGCAGCCCTGCTTCCAGTGGCGCCGGCCGCGGCCGAGACCACACCGCAGGGGTGGACGGGGACGTGGGCGACCGCCCAGCACGCCGCGTACGACCCGGGCACCTCGGAGGTGACGGTTCGGATACCGGTGCGGGTGAGCGCCGGCGGGTCGAGCGTGCGCATCCGCCTGACCAACGACTTCACCACCGAGCCGGTGACGATCGGACACGCGACCGTCGGACTTCGTGATGGCGGTTCCGCCGTCGCGAAGCCGCAGAAGCTGCGGTTCGGCGGGAAGAGCGGGGTGACGATCGCGGCCGGCGAGCAGGCGGCCAGCGATCAGGTCCAGCTCACCGTGCCCGCCCGCAGCGACCTGGTCGTCAGCCTGTACTTCCCCGGCCGGCTCACCCACATCAGCCAGCACTGGATGGGCCTCCAGACGGTCTACTGGACGCCCGACGGCGGCGGCGACCACGCCTCCGACGCCGACGGGGACGCCTTCACGAAGACCGATTCCACCTTCCCGTTCCTGACCGGTGTCGACGTACAGGGCGGCAACGCGGCGGGCGCCGTGGTGGCGCTCGGCGACTCCATCACCGACGGCGCGGCCTCCACCTCGAACGCCAACCGGCGCTGGCCCGACTATCTGGCGGGCCGGCTGTCGGCCTGTTCGTCCACCGCCGGGGTGCTGAACGAGGGGATCAGCGGCAACCGGATCACGGCGGGCGTGGACGGCAACCCGTCGGCGCTGGACCGGCTGGAGCGCGATGTGCTGTCGCAGCCGGGCGCCCGGACGGTGGTCCTGTTCGAGGGCGTCAACGATCTCAGCTGGGGCGGCGCCACCGGTGATCAGGTGATCGACGGCATGAAGGAGATCGTGCGCCGCGCCCACGAACGCGGGCTGCGCGTGATCGGCGCGACGGTCGTGCCGTATCGCGGCTGGGGCGACTGGTGGACCGAGGCCAAGGAGGCCGACCGGCAGAAGGTCAACACGTTCGTCCGCGACGGCGGCGTCTTCGACGGCTACGCCGACTTCGACAAGGCCGTTCGGGACCCGGACGACCCCACCCGCTACGCCGCAGCGTTCGACTCCGGTGACCATCTGCACCCCAACGACGTCGGGATGAAGGCCTTCGCCGACGCCGTCGACCTCACCACGCTCGGGGCGGGCCGCGACTGCCCGACGGCCCGCGTCCGGATCACCCCGTACCGGCCGACCCTGCAAGCCGGCGGCGACGGCACGGCGATCACGTCGACCGTCACCAACACGGGTACCAAAGCGGTCACCGAGGTCAGCACGCGTCTCGATCTCCCCGACGGCTGGTCCGCCGAACCGGCCGGCAGCACGCGGGTACGCTCCCTCGCCCCGGGCGACAGCGCCAAGGTCACCTGGACGGTGACGCCGGCGGCCGACGCGGTCTGGGGCACCCACGAGATCGGCGTACGCACCTCCTTCGTCCAGGACGGCCGGACACGGCACGACTCCGACAGTGTGGACGCCACGGTGACCCCGGCTCCGTCCGAGGTGCGGGCGCCGTATCTGACGACCGCCACCACGACCGAGAAGGCCCAATACGCCCAGAACGGCGACCAGTTCGCCATCTGGGCGGGCGGCCAGGACCTGTCCGGCTGGAAGGACGAGAAGGCGGCGGTCTACCTCGCCGACGCCGCGCCGCCGTCCGGCACCGTGACCGCCCGGGTCGTCGGTCAGACCGGCAGTGGCCCGTCCGCCAAGGCGGGGATCGCCGTGGCCAACGACCTCACCTCGCCTCAGGCGGGCGGCTACGCGGTGCTCACCATGTCCGCGCAGTACGGCCTGGAGTTCATGACCGACAGCGACGGTGACGGGAAGCTCGACACCTGGGCCGGGGGCGGCAGTTCGTACCACCCGGCCTGGCTGAAGATCGTCCGCGACGGCACCGCCTACACCGCGTACGCCAGTTCCGACGGCACCGCCTGGCAGCAGGTCGCCACCGCCACCGTTCCCTCCGCGAGCGGCACCGGCGACGCAGGTCTGGTCGCGAGCGCGGTCAACCTCAACTACCCCGGCCAGATCACGACCGCACTTTTTGACTCCTTCTCCACCCAAGAGTGA
- a CDS encoding alpha-L-fucosidase: MLMPVNRRHFMTTAAALGGAVLLAPPGTAQALTQGATLDASGIPDYQPTKASLDTHPVPRWYKDAKFGIFVHWGIYSVIGGATPRSASEWYLWYQSTKDTAEWKYHRDTYGEDVTYDDLIPQFKAEKYDPDAWVKLFEQAGAEYFALTSKHHDGFALYPSQVTDRHSVAYGPKRDLVGELMTAARKRGTVRPGLYYSLGEFFNPAIGRPMRNFYTDQEIPMTGYKPVQDYVGDYELKQLYEIIDRYDPELLWADGQWFRPADNPPWRSEEPMAHYYNQAKNRTRPKGVVINDRFDTHFDFATYEQRTNPTMDPQKWECCMTIGYSWGYNKHEPDEDYKTSEFLIQLLADVVSKNGNLLLNIGPKPDGTIPEIMQERLKDIGAWLNVNGAAIYGSTPWVRAEEEGSALGIRYTVSPGKFNIIVLGKPSGTLSVPGDIPISATSRVRLLGTSGSLRWTRGDGKINITVPSSVPSDIANVFTVDWAR, translated from the coding sequence ATGTTGATGCCAGTCAACCGCAGACACTTCATGACCACCGCTGCCGCCCTCGGTGGCGCGGTGCTGCTCGCCCCGCCCGGCACCGCCCAGGCGCTCACCCAGGGTGCGACGCTCGACGCCTCCGGCATCCCCGACTACCAGCCCACCAAGGCGTCCCTCGACACCCACCCGGTGCCGCGCTGGTACAAGGACGCCAAGTTCGGCATCTTCGTCCACTGGGGCATCTACTCGGTGATCGGCGGCGCGACACCGAGAAGCGCCTCCGAGTGGTACCTGTGGTACCAGAGCACCAAGGACACCGCCGAGTGGAAGTACCACCGCGACACCTACGGCGAGGACGTCACCTACGACGACCTCATCCCCCAGTTCAAGGCCGAGAAGTACGATCCTGACGCCTGGGTGAAGCTGTTCGAGCAGGCGGGCGCCGAGTACTTCGCGCTGACCAGCAAGCACCACGACGGATTCGCCCTCTACCCGAGTCAGGTGACGGACCGTCACTCCGTGGCGTACGGCCCGAAGCGTGACCTGGTCGGCGAGTTGATGACCGCGGCCCGCAAACGAGGCACCGTGCGGCCAGGGCTGTACTACTCGCTCGGCGAGTTCTTCAACCCGGCGATCGGCCGGCCGATGCGCAACTTCTACACCGACCAGGAAATCCCGATGACCGGCTACAAGCCGGTCCAGGACTACGTCGGCGACTACGAGCTCAAGCAGCTGTACGAGATCATCGACCGCTACGACCCGGAGCTGCTCTGGGCCGACGGTCAGTGGTTCCGGCCCGCCGACAACCCGCCGTGGCGCAGCGAGGAACCCATGGCCCACTACTACAACCAGGCCAAGAACCGTACGCGCCCCAAGGGTGTCGTGATCAACGACCGGTTCGACACCCACTTCGACTTCGCGACGTACGAGCAGCGCACCAATCCCACGATGGATCCCCAGAAGTGGGAGTGCTGCATGACCATCGGCTACTCCTGGGGCTACAACAAGCACGAGCCGGACGAGGACTACAAGACCTCCGAGTTCCTGATCCAGTTGCTCGCCGACGTGGTCAGCAAGAACGGCAACCTGCTGCTCAACATCGGCCCCAAGCCGGACGGCACGATCCCCGAGATCATGCAGGAGCGGCTGAAGGACATCGGCGCCTGGCTGAACGTCAACGGCGCCGCGATCTACGGGTCGACGCCATGGGTGCGGGCGGAGGAGGAGGGCAGTGCGCTCGGCATCCGCTACACCGTCTCCCCGGGCAAGTTCAACATCATCGTGCTCGGCAAGCCCAGCGGCACCCTCTCGGTGCCCGGCGACATCCCCATCAGCGCCACGTCCCGGGTGCGGCTGCTCGGCACGAGCGGCAGCCTGCGGTGGACCCGCGGTGACGGAAAGATCAACATCACCGTCCCGTCCTCCGTGCCCAGCGACATCGCCAATGTCTTCACCGTCGACTGGGCCCGGTGA